A window of the Myxococcus fulvus genome harbors these coding sequences:
- a CDS encoding GMC family oxidoreductase, which translates to MTGRIWTGDELTEDSTLTCDVCVVGSGAGGGVLGLELARRGLDVVMLEEGGYHTRRDFDLKEAKAYATFYQEGGNRATDDLSIGIYQGRTVGGGTAVNWCACFRTPPEILEHWRDAHGVKGLDAATLAPHWDWLEERLNIRDWPIEQANRNNRILWDGLGALGYGRGTVKRNVRACASLGACGLGCPTDAKQSTLVTLIPEAVERGMRLYANVSARRLETKGGRVTAVHGDILDPKTNRPTGKKLTVKAKVTAVCGGAINSPGLLLRSGLTGRGRVGKRLFLHPVVVSNARFRERVEAYSGAPLTVYSRQFIDRGQGKMGWLLEVPPLLPLLSAVALNGFGAGHQDLMAGLPHANALISICLDGVQPGDEGGTVALRGAGEYSRFKVDYPLTPLHWEAFREALKVAARIQFAAGAEMVLSPHSKPVVMRSEQDIPLLDDAPYAPLECSVLSAHQMGGCAMGGSPETSVVDSTLRYWDSDNLFVVDGSVFPTALGVNPMESILGVAHWGSQHVAAAVSGSA; encoded by the coding sequence ATGACGGGACGCATCTGGACGGGGGATGAGCTGACCGAGGACTCGACGCTCACGTGTGATGTCTGCGTGGTGGGCAGCGGCGCGGGCGGCGGAGTGCTCGGGTTGGAGCTGGCGCGGCGCGGGCTGGACGTGGTGATGCTGGAGGAGGGCGGCTACCACACCCGTCGCGACTTCGACCTGAAGGAGGCCAAGGCCTACGCGACCTTCTATCAAGAGGGTGGCAACCGGGCGACGGACGACCTGTCCATCGGCATCTACCAGGGGCGCACCGTGGGCGGCGGCACCGCCGTCAACTGGTGCGCGTGCTTCCGCACGCCGCCGGAGATTCTCGAGCACTGGCGCGACGCGCACGGCGTGAAGGGCCTGGACGCGGCCACGCTCGCGCCGCACTGGGACTGGCTGGAGGAGCGGCTGAACATCCGCGACTGGCCCATCGAGCAGGCCAATCGCAACAACCGCATCCTCTGGGATGGACTGGGCGCGCTCGGGTATGGCCGTGGCACGGTGAAGCGAAACGTGCGCGCGTGCGCGTCCCTGGGCGCGTGTGGCCTGGGCTGTCCCACGGACGCCAAGCAGTCCACGCTGGTGACGCTCATCCCGGAGGCGGTGGAGCGGGGCATGCGGCTGTACGCCAACGTCAGCGCGCGCCGACTGGAGACGAAGGGCGGCCGGGTGACGGCCGTGCACGGGGACATCCTCGACCCCAAGACGAACCGGCCCACGGGCAAGAAGCTCACCGTGAAGGCGAAGGTGACGGCGGTGTGTGGCGGCGCCATCAACTCGCCGGGCTTGCTGCTGCGCAGCGGACTCACCGGACGAGGGCGGGTGGGCAAGCGGCTGTTCCTGCATCCGGTGGTCGTGTCCAACGCACGCTTCCGCGAGCGCGTGGAGGCGTACTCGGGCGCGCCGCTCACCGTGTACTCACGGCAGTTCATCGACCGGGGGCAGGGGAAGATGGGGTGGCTCCTGGAGGTCCCCCCGTTGTTGCCGCTCCTGAGCGCGGTGGCGCTCAACGGCTTCGGTGCGGGCCACCAGGACTTGATGGCGGGCCTGCCGCACGCCAACGCGCTCATCTCCATCTGCCTGGATGGTGTCCAGCCCGGGGATGAGGGCGGCACCGTGGCCCTGCGTGGCGCGGGCGAGTACTCGCGCTTCAAGGTGGACTATCCCCTCACGCCGCTGCACTGGGAGGCCTTCCGCGAGGCGCTCAAGGTCGCCGCGCGCATCCAGTTCGCCGCGGGGGCGGAGATGGTGCTCAGCCCGCACTCGAAGCCGGTGGTGATGCGGAGCGAGCAGGACATCCCGCTCCTGGATGACGCGCCCTACGCCCCGCTCGAGTGCTCGGTGCTCAGCGCCCACCAGATGGGCGGGTGCGCGATGGGGGGGAGCCCCGAGACGAGCGTGGTGGACAGCACGCTGCGCTACTGGGACTCCGACAACCTCTTCGTCGTGGATGGCTCGGTCTTCCCCACCGCGCTGGGCGTCAACCCGATGGAGAGCATCCTGGGCGTCGCGCATTGGGGCAGCCAGCACGTCGCCGCCGCGGTGAGTGGCTCCGCGTGA
- a CDS encoding spermidine synthase, translating into MRRFTPRLVLLVLAFLSCSSSGQRKELHRGQSPFTLITVTEDREGRRYLQFDESGALQSVVWPGQPKKLELAYTRVSMVALAFVPKPQRVLVVGLGGGAMPMFLRAVLPEAHIDVVDIDPDVVDVAKRFFGFREDARLKAHVADGRAFIEAKRPAYDLIFLDAYGPESIPEHLGTVEFLASVRARLTARGAVVGNVWEYPPNPLFPSMLRTWQAGFTQLYTFEVANAANRIFVGVPYPEKQTRQALETIANKVEKAQGVPFDLSALVVEGYADATTRKELTGQVLRDAPAPAAPPPAPESKPSPPAP; encoded by the coding sequence ATGCGGCGGTTCACCCCTCGGCTGGTGCTGCTGGTGCTGGCCTTCCTGTCGTGCTCGTCCTCCGGTCAGCGCAAGGAGCTGCACCGCGGCCAGTCACCCTTCACGCTCATCACCGTGACGGAGGACCGGGAGGGCCGGCGCTATCTCCAGTTCGATGAGTCCGGCGCGCTGCAGAGCGTGGTGTGGCCCGGGCAGCCGAAGAAGCTGGAGCTGGCGTACACGCGCGTGTCCATGGTGGCGCTGGCCTTCGTGCCCAAGCCCCAGCGCGTGCTCGTCGTGGGCCTGGGCGGCGGGGCGATGCCCATGTTCCTGCGCGCGGTGCTGCCCGAGGCGCACATCGACGTGGTGGACATCGACCCGGACGTGGTGGACGTGGCGAAGCGCTTCTTCGGCTTCCGTGAGGACGCGCGCCTGAAGGCCCACGTGGCGGACGGCCGGGCCTTCATCGAGGCGAAGCGGCCCGCGTACGACCTCATCTTCCTGGACGCCTACGGCCCCGAGAGCATCCCCGAGCACCTGGGCACCGTGGAGTTCCTCGCCTCCGTGCGCGCGAGGCTGACGGCGCGCGGCGCGGTGGTGGGCAACGTGTGGGAATACCCGCCGAACCCCTTGTTCCCCTCCATGCTCCGCACGTGGCAGGCGGGCTTCACCCAGCTCTACACCTTCGAGGTGGCCAACGCCGCCAATCGCATCTTCGTGGGCGTGCCCTATCCGGAGAAGCAGACGCGACAGGCATTGGAGACAATTGCCAACAAGGTCGAGAAGGCGCAGGGCGTCCCCTTCGACCTGAGCGCATTGGTGGTGGAAGGTTACGCCGACGCCACCACGCGCAAGGAATTGACGGGGCAGGTGTTGAGGGATGCTCCCGCTCCCGCCGCTCCGCCGCCTGCTCCGGAGTCGAAGCCTTCGCCTCCCGCGCCGTGA
- a CDS encoding M16 family metallopeptidase has protein sequence MGLLCVVLGACSTLPQRGQVVMRDVSFPLRDFRMPSGLRVVVEQDPRAPVVAMVALVGVGGSGDPMGKEGLAHVVEHLAFRARHGGSPSVSTRLEDAAAGYSNAFTSMDHTVYQTVAPKESLDLLVKMEGQRLSAPLSGLTPEMFAVEREVVRNELRQRNETGFVGQVFSWVHASVYAPEHPYSRPVIGTHDSLTAMSLADAQRFTRAHYRPDNTTLVIAGDVDLARVEAVLLDNLPPEWVGTGAPLAVDSRMPPVSEPPLRAAPAQMPEYQAAVGSPELYISWVLPRSFDEASAIHDFVRVNLSRSLGGSMRRDGDIAGFSTMLLPGTRASLLVVRVVLTQGSHPRRSADNMLDEVQWTWSQAPGHAAAVLGREYDFQALRRNVITGMVLESEELLSRTVRRAELTHFMLDARGYTRSQKALMTLDGGKVTDFAYKWLQRERARIILVRPGESGGAVVAAPVALPEEPPASARSERVIQAAQAALSAPVRTLKLDNGMEVLLAPRPGLPVVRVGAVLGGGRTYGPKSGVAEMAEYGAFRESWFEGNASHWGLHVYGGMRRDHQRFEVAGTSGNVGNMLAMLAEQLSSTRTSYDAWRFLQEQWVPLRKTLDSHPEERAQRDLMQLLYEPHPYSRYATGEELSRVSEEDMTAWIRDVYRPANTVVVIAGEFDVATVEPLVREYLGGWKHGPTSPVEVPVAPGLPSPATKPRTLVTARPGATQGHLQLACRLPTATPEAEARYDVMAELVGRRIFDQVRARQGASYGFSASTWLGRGGASHLLVDGLVDAPRMAEAAKAVQDTLASFAQGVDEAELARARKRLLSRDAVSFVSSESWVQSLLDARVRGFPAESLAQRPAHLQAVTAEQVKQEFDGCLKRLVVGVVADKDRVQPMLQALSSP, from the coding sequence GTGGGGTTGCTCTGCGTCGTGTTGGGCGCGTGCTCCACGCTGCCGCAGCGGGGGCAGGTGGTGATGCGGGACGTGTCCTTCCCGCTGCGTGACTTCCGCATGCCGTCGGGGCTTCGCGTGGTGGTGGAGCAGGACCCGCGCGCGCCGGTGGTGGCGATGGTGGCCCTGGTGGGCGTGGGCGGCTCCGGCGACCCGATGGGCAAGGAGGGCCTGGCGCACGTGGTGGAGCACCTGGCCTTCCGCGCGCGTCACGGCGGGAGCCCCTCGGTGTCGACCCGGCTGGAGGACGCGGCGGCCGGCTATTCGAACGCCTTCACCAGCATGGACCACACCGTGTACCAGACGGTGGCGCCCAAGGAGTCGCTGGACCTGCTCGTGAAGATGGAGGGGCAGCGGCTGTCCGCGCCCCTCTCGGGCCTCACCCCCGAGATGTTCGCGGTGGAGCGAGAGGTGGTGCGCAACGAGCTGCGCCAGCGCAACGAGACGGGCTTCGTGGGCCAGGTCTTCAGCTGGGTGCACGCGTCCGTCTATGCGCCGGAGCATCCGTACTCGCGGCCCGTCATCGGCACGCATGATTCGCTGACGGCCATGTCGCTGGCGGACGCGCAGCGCTTCACGCGCGCCCACTACCGGCCGGACAACACGACGTTGGTCATCGCCGGAGACGTGGACCTGGCGAGGGTGGAGGCGGTGCTGCTCGACAACCTCCCCCCGGAGTGGGTGGGCACCGGGGCACCGCTGGCGGTGGACTCGCGCATGCCACCCGTGTCCGAGCCGCCCCTGCGCGCCGCGCCCGCGCAGATGCCCGAGTACCAGGCCGCCGTCGGCTCCCCGGAGCTGTACATCTCCTGGGTGCTGCCGCGCTCCTTCGACGAGGCGAGCGCCATCCACGACTTCGTGCGGGTGAACCTGAGCCGGAGCCTGGGGGGCTCCATGCGGCGGGACGGGGACATCGCCGGGTTCTCCACGATGCTGCTGCCCGGCACGCGCGCGTCGCTGCTGGTGGTGCGGGTGGTGCTCACCCAGGGCAGCCACCCGCGCAGGTCGGCGGACAACATGCTGGACGAGGTCCAGTGGACGTGGAGCCAGGCGCCCGGCCACGCGGCGGCGGTGCTCGGCCGCGAATACGACTTCCAGGCCCTGCGCCGCAACGTCATCACCGGCATGGTGCTGGAGTCCGAGGAGCTGCTGTCGCGCACCGTGCGCCGCGCGGAGCTGACGCACTTCATGCTGGATGCGCGCGGGTACACGCGCTCGCAGAAGGCCCTGATGACGCTCGACGGCGGCAAGGTGACGGACTTCGCCTACAAGTGGCTGCAGCGCGAGCGCGCGCGCATCATCCTCGTGCGGCCCGGTGAGTCGGGCGGCGCGGTGGTGGCCGCGCCCGTGGCGCTGCCGGAGGAGCCGCCCGCGAGCGCCCGCTCCGAACGCGTCATCCAGGCGGCGCAGGCCGCGCTGTCCGCGCCGGTGCGGACGCTGAAGCTCGACAACGGGATGGAGGTGCTGCTCGCGCCCCGGCCCGGCCTGCCCGTGGTGCGCGTGGGCGCGGTGCTGGGCGGAGGGCGCACGTACGGGCCCAAGTCGGGCGTGGCGGAGATGGCGGAGTATGGCGCCTTCCGCGAGTCCTGGTTCGAGGGCAACGCGAGCCACTGGGGCCTGCACGTCTACGGCGGGATGCGGAGAGATCATCAGCGCTTCGAGGTGGCCGGGACGTCCGGCAACGTCGGCAACATGCTCGCGATGCTGGCCGAGCAGCTCTCCTCCACGCGGACCTCGTATGACGCGTGGCGGTTCCTGCAGGAGCAGTGGGTGCCGTTGCGCAAGACGTTGGATTCCCACCCGGAGGAGCGCGCGCAGCGGGACCTGATGCAGCTGCTCTACGAGCCGCACCCCTACTCGCGCTACGCCACGGGGGAGGAGCTGTCCCGCGTGTCGGAGGAGGACATGACGGCCTGGATTCGTGACGTCTACCGTCCGGCCAACACGGTGGTGGTCATCGCGGGCGAGTTCGACGTGGCGACGGTGGAGCCGCTGGTGCGCGAGTACCTGGGCGGCTGGAAGCACGGGCCGACCTCGCCGGTGGAGGTGCCCGTCGCGCCGGGGCTGCCGTCGCCCGCCACGAAGCCCCGGACGCTCGTGACGGCCCGGCCCGGCGCGACGCAGGGTCACCTGCAGCTGGCGTGTCGGCTGCCCACGGCCACGCCCGAGGCCGAGGCGCGCTACGACGTGATGGCGGAGTTGGTGGGCCGGCGCATCTTCGACCAGGTGCGCGCGCGCCAGGGCGCGTCCTACGGCTTCAGCGCCAGCACGTGGCTGGGGCGCGGTGGCGCCTCGCACCTGCTGGTGGACGGACTGGTGGACGCGCCGCGCATGGCGGAGGCCGCGAAGGCCGTGCAGGACACGCTCGCGTCGTTCGCCCAGGGCGTGGACGAGGCGGAGCTGGCGCGCGCCAGGAAGCGCCTGCTGTCCCGCGACGCGGTGTCGTTCGTCTCCTCCGAGTCGTGGGTCCAGTCGCTCCTGGACGCGCGCGTGCGTGGCTTCCCCGCGGAGTCGCTGGCCCAGCGCCCCGCGCACCTCCAGGCCGTGACGGCCGAGCAGGTGAAGCAGGAGTTCGACGGCTGCCTGAAGCGTCTGGTGGTGGGCGTCGTCGCGGACAAGGACCGGGTGCAGCCGATGCTCCAGGCCCTGTCCTCGCCCTGA
- a CDS encoding gluconate 2-dehydrogenase subunit 3 family protein, protein MSPSPVGPPSLSRRGLLKRGLFGGALLALGGGGLLWTREGLSLPLPPEGLKVLGAREYATLQAMARRAFQPRDGWPDADTVRVAFLVDGLLAGLDPVVANEVKAVVGLFDNALAGLLFTGHITPFSRLGPEAQDAVLESWRTSRLVFRRGGYHALRGLLYAAYYSHPAAMAATGYVAPEGFHVADAPVWRGPADGPFAGSGGGTP, encoded by the coding sequence ATGTCCCCGTCTCCTGTCGGGCCGCCCTCGTTGTCGCGTCGAGGGTTGCTCAAGCGAGGGTTGTTCGGAGGCGCGCTGCTCGCGCTGGGAGGCGGCGGTCTGCTGTGGACGCGTGAGGGATTGTCATTGCCCCTTCCTCCCGAGGGCCTGAAGGTGCTCGGCGCGCGCGAGTACGCCACGCTCCAGGCCATGGCCCGCCGCGCCTTCCAACCGCGAGACGGCTGGCCGGACGCGGACACGGTGCGCGTGGCCTTCCTGGTGGATGGGCTGCTCGCGGGGTTGGACCCGGTCGTCGCGAACGAGGTGAAGGCGGTGGTGGGCCTCTTCGACAACGCGCTGGCGGGGCTGCTCTTCACGGGGCACATCACCCCGTTCTCGCGGCTCGGACCCGAGGCGCAGGACGCGGTGCTCGAGTCCTGGAGGACGTCGCGGCTGGTGTTCCGCCGCGGTGGCTACCACGCGCTGCGCGGGCTCCTGTACGCCGCCTACTACTCACACCCTGCCGCCATGGCCGCCACGGGCTACGTGGCGCCGGAGGGCTTCCACGTCGCGGACGCGCCGGTGTGGCGTGGGCCCGCGGATGGCCCCTTCGCGGGCTCGGGAGGTGGCACGCCATGA